In the Euphorbia lathyris chromosome 5, ddEupLath1.1, whole genome shotgun sequence genome, one interval contains:
- the LOC136230084 gene encoding uncharacterized protein At4g38062, translating into MDKVCEELDEAKAEIEKLKVELKCKAKLSEDLKKAHCEQMSQIRQTNEKIKKQTEEINGKVEEVSSARQMCEDLQCSLNAKESIIRQLSAANDKLRVDSDRKDRKFEEEKRELAMALDEANERNIDQEQKINVYMAEIEGLKGLLSSSRKKLLEAEKKAKVCKELGERDEVLFKLEEENRKHVDQLKWKKEQFKHLEEAHEKLRNQLKENKKEWELEKSNLVDEICRLQTSLDTQTRMSENLQNQLKMINQALAHEESRRKYLEVEICEFKARFENVFTECQDTKSQLEHLTTQRDKEIAALRHLLGSKETVYKEAEYQARKLEQENQELLASLKELREAQIQEVGNSSSLPKLRNKLRSLEQIHRDCSANLRAKEAEWSTLLEKLTGELECYRSAVKNKEKTEEELKVELEDCYNALTQLELQKEEASVISLVLKSGITEARLSLRNAEAETSFHEKERDEKVSYLMRQLEMKKTALSKALKDNQEERQKAECLLKRVESFELDEQRFLIEKELKRCKELLQESSKSQLQFKEHALRTENELRDKIGKLCDALDMANFELATEREKVASLSGKAASLEMIEEKQQLTHRELENCKEMLEESSRCQLHFKEQALQTERELRAKIDELCDALDIANSELATEREKAAFLSSKVASLDTTGERLQLLQKELEKYKEMLEESSRCQLQLEKEAASMETNFKGKLREVNDALDNANTELYKEREKAESLLRKVESFNLTEEQLRLMEKELERYKQMLEESTKCQLRIQKQALQKENDFQKKRKEVSDALEKVNSELAAKISEGHAIEFELWIWESIAQRLRYDLEENQALRKELEASLLSQVEVGEIIKQEKDGLLKILEVKDSRIDNLQQQIEFYEQEVKKRESEAANSARMEKTMSFESERENFLQTMREKDKILGDLQEEISWLEQESLRRELEVAVLAQTGIERTLEHEKDNHIQLVAEKDHKIDELLQLVSSLEEKLNCSLVTLSSELAEKQAEISFVHEAWEKIAAAEILAQLEIEERKLMIVELENDLYCVQQKLEAQEKSLSSSQQQALGIEAQFQAKHAEMKKLTNQLETKLRTSQALVDELKIERTNLVGEVTKLSTEKENVMGFIVGLGSRISQFSIQDMQLLGTLERMVDSLDDASGSVLASKGNTELVKPEREIVNSHPSPTTKKFQAAMEGRSPFRELN; encoded by the coding sequence ATGGATAAGGTCTGTGAAGAGTTGGATGAAGCCAAAGCTGAAATTGAGAAACTGAAGGTAGAGTTAAAATGCAAAGCAAAACTGTCGGAGGATTTGAAGAAAGCGCACTGTGAGCAGATGAGCCAAATTCGACAAACTAATGAGAAAATTAAGAAGCAGACTGAAGAGATAAATGGAAAGGTTGAGGAGGTCTCTTCGGCGCGACAAATGTGTGAAGATCTTCAATGTAGTTTGAATGCAAAGGAGTCCATCATCAGACAACTGAGTGCTGCAAATGATAAGCTCAGAGTTGATTCTGATAGGAAGGACCGGAAATTTGAAGAGGAGAAACGAGAACTGGCGATGGCTCTAGATGAAGCAAATGAAAGGAATATAGATCAGGAGCAAAAGATTAATGTATATATGGCAGAAATCGAGGGTCTTAAGGGGCTTCTATCTTCTTCACGGAAGAAGTTATTGGAAGCTGAGAAAAAAGCCAAAGTATGTAAAGAACTAGGAGAAAGAGATGAAGTGCTATTTAAATTAGAAGAGGAGAATAGGAAGCATGTAGATCAGCTAAAATGGAAGAAAGAGCAATTCAAACATCTAGAAGAAGCACATGAAAAGCTCCGAAATCAGCTGAAGGAAAACAAGAAAGAGTGGGAGTTGGAAAAGTCAAATTTGGTCGATGAGATCTGTAGATTGCAAACGAGCTTGGACACTCAAACCAGAATGTCTGAAAATCTTCAAAACCAGTTGAAGATGATCAACCAAGCCCTAGCTCACGAAGAAAGCAGGAGAAAGTATCTGGAAGTTGAAATATGTGAATTTAAAGCGCGGTTTGAGAATGTTTTCACTGAATGCCAGGATACAAAGTCACAACTGGAACACTTGACCACTCAGAGGGACAAAGAAATAGCAGCTCTTAGACATTTATTAGGCTCAAAAGAGACAGTTTACAAGGAAGCAGAGTACCAAGCCAGGAAACTAGAGCAGGAAAATCAAGAATTGCTGGCATCACTTAAGGAACTCCGGGAAGCTCAGATTCAGGAAGTGGGAAATTCTTCTTCTCTGCCAAAATTGCGGAACAAGCTGAGAAGTTTGGAGCAGATACACAGAGATTGTTCTGCAAATCTTAGAGCCAAAGAAGCCGAGTGGAGCACTCTACTCGAAAAATTGACTGGAGAGCTGGAATGTTATAGGTCTGctgtaaaaaataaagaaaaaacagaAGAAGAGCTCAAGGTAGAGTTGGAAGATTGCTACAATGCATTAACGCAGCTGGAGTTGCAGAAAGAAGAGGCATCAGTAATCTCGCTGGTGTTGAAATCAGGAATAACTGAGGCACGGTTGAGCCTTAGAAATGCCGAGGCTGAGACAAGTTTCCATGAAAAAGAGAGAGACGAAAAGGTAtcctacttgatgaggcaactgGAGATGAAGAAGACTGCTTTGTCCAAAGCACTCAAAGATAACCAAGAAGAACGTCAAAAGGCTGAATGTTTATTAAAAAGAGTTGAATCTTTCGAGCTTGATGAGCAGCGGTTCCTGATTGAGAAAGAGCTGAAAAGGTGCAAGGAATTGCTTCAGGAATCATCCAAGTCTCAACTTCAGTTCAAGGAGCATGCTCTGCGGACAGAAAATGAGCTGAGGGACAAAATTGGTAAACTCTGTGATGCCTTAGATATGGCAAATTTTGAATTGGCGACAGAACGTGAGAAGGTAGCATCTTTGTCAGGCAAAGCTGCATCCTTGGAAATGATCGAAGAAAAGCAGCAGTTAACGCATAGGGAGCTTGAAAATTGCAAAGAAATGCTCGAGGAATCATCTAGATGTCAACTTCACTTCAAGGAGCAAGCTTTGCAGACAGAGAGAGAGCTGAGAGCCAAAATTGATGAACTTTGTGATGCCTTAGATATAGCAAATTCAGAATTGGCAACAGAACGAGAGAAGGCAGCATTTTTGTCGAGCAAGGTTGCGTCCTTGGATACTACCGGGGAAAGACTGCAGTTGTTGCAGAAGGAGCTTGAGAAGTACAAAGAAATGCTGGAGGAATCATCTAGGTGTCAACTTCAACTAGAGAAGGAAGCTGCAAGCATGGAAACCAACTTCAAAGGGAAACTAAGAGAAGTTAATGATGCACTGGATAATGCAAATACCGAATTGTACAAAGAGCGTGAAAAGGCAgaatctttactgaggaaggtCGAGTCTTTCAACCTTACTGAAGAGCAGTTGCGTCTGATGGAGAAGGAACTGGAGAGGTATAAGCAAATGCTTGAGGAATCAACCAAATGCCAACTTCGCATACAGAAGCAAGCTTTGCAAAAGGAAAATGACTTCCAAAAGAAACGTAAAGAAGTTTCTGATGCCTTGGAGAAGGTGAACTCTGAACTGGCAGCAAAAATTAGTGAGGGACACGCAATTGAATTCGAGTTATGGATATGGGAATCTATTGCTCAGCGCTTAAGATATGACCTAGAAGAAAATCAGGCATTGAGGAAAGAATTAGAAGCTtctcttctttcacaagtagaGGTTGGGGAAATAATCAAGCAGGAGAAGGATGGTCTACTCAAAATTTTAGAAGTGAAAGATAGTAGAATAGATAATCTTCAGCAGCAGATTGAATTCTATGAACAAGAGGTCAAGAAAAGAGAGTCAGAAGCTGCCAATTCTGCTCGAATGGAGAAAACAATGTCTTTTGAATCAGAAAGAGAAAATTTTCTCCAAACAATGAGAGAAAAAGACAAGATTTTGGGGGATTTACAGGAAGAGATTAGCTGGTTGGAACAAGAATCACTCAGAAGAGAACTTGAAGTTGCTGTTCTTGCACAAACTGGGATTGAAAGGACACTTGAGCATGAAAAAGACAACCACATCCAACTTGTAGCAGAAAAAGATCATAAAATTGATGAACTATTACAGCTTGTAAGTTCATTGGAAGAAAAACTTAATTGCTCATTAGTCACCCTTTCTTCAGAGCTCGCTGAGAAGCAGGCCGAAATTAGTTTTGTCCATGAGGCCTGGGAGAAGATTGCGGCTGCTGAGATTCTCGCTCAGCTGGAAATTGAAGAGAGGAAGTTAATGATTGTGGAGTTGGAGAATGACCTTTACTGTGTACAGCAGAAGCTAGAAGCTCAGGAAAAATCCTTATCTTCTTCACAACAGCAAGCTTTGGGCATCGAAGCTCAATTCCAAGCGAAACATGCAGAAATGAAGAAATTGACAAATCAACTGGAGACAAAACTGAGAACATCTCAAGCTTTGGTTGATGAGCTCAAGATTGAGAGAACTAATTTGGTTGGGGAGGTCACGAAATTGTCAACGGAGAAGGAAAATGTGATGGGTTTTATAGTGGGACTCGGCAGCAGGATCAGTCAGTTCTCCATTCAAGATATGCAACTGCTGGGAACCTTGGAAAGAATGGTGGATTCTCTTGATGATGCAAGTGGATCTGTTTTGGCTTCGAAAGGTAATACTGAGCTTGTCAAGCCGGAGAGAGAGATCGTGAACTCTCATCCTTCACCCACGACAAAGAAATTTCAGGCTGCTATGGAAGGCAGATCGCCATTCCGGGAACTCAACTAG